From Panicum hallii strain FIL2 chromosome 2, PHallii_v3.1, whole genome shotgun sequence, a single genomic window includes:
- the LOC112883121 gene encoding uncharacterized protein LOC112883121, with amino-acid sequence MFYEQRLQSIINYHAVVLGQKVTKAQARTMTLTEEQYLQMVPHWCAHFPECWQQIVAKWLSDDWNAVHQERREHRLTMAGVPHHQGNRNLTEYAQAWSAAHGGQQCNKFMAYALSHKGKATSSVSYNAEDGPEAYSNPSIYTRLNEYTSMAREVHGQEYDPTQEDLDAEIVMKVGGGKKHGRYWICDGAIDSSSTPTLSQIKARQTSSSAGIRPRPDSSTSQVQALQAQLQEERRERMELEARMRAEMEAEREADRQRMASMFAYIQSLGAATGLPPPPPFVTPPRPPTDPFSTSNQSAASNDPYISPNQTNQNN; translated from the exons ATGTTCTACGAGCAGCGCCTCCAGTCAATCATCAACTACCACGCCGTCGTCCTTGGACAGAAGGTCACCAAGGCGCAAGCAAGAACTATGACgttgactgaggagcagtacttgcag ATGGTTCCTCATTGGTGTGCCCACTTTCCTGAGTGCTGGCAGCAGATAGTTGCTAAGTGGTTATCCGACGACTGGAACGCTGTGCACCAGGAGCGTCGTGAGCACCGTCTGACTATGGCCGGTGTGCCACACCACCAAGGCAACCGTAACCTGACCGAGTACGCCCAAGCATGG TCGGCGGCACATGGAGGGCAGCAGTGCAACAAATTCATGGCGTATGCTCTATCCCACAAGGGTAAAGCGACATCCAGCGTCAGCTACaacgcggaggacgggcccgaggcgTACAGCAACCCGAGCATCTATACTCGCCTCAAtgagtacacatcgatggcGAGGGAGGTGCACGGCCAAGAGTACGATCCGACCCAGGAGGATCTTGACGCTGAAATTGTCATGAAGGTCggaggaggaaagaagcatgGACGGTACTGGATTTGCGACGGCGCGATCGACTCCTCTTCTACTCCGACTCTATCTCAGATAAAAGCACGGCAAACGAGCTCGAGCGCAGGCATCCGACCTCGTCCGGACAGTTCGACGAGCCAAGTCCAGGCACTCCAG GCTCAGCTgcaagaagagaggagagaacgTATGGAGTTGGAGGCAAGGATGAGGGCGGAGATGGAGGCCGAGCGGGAGGCTGACCGACAGAGGATGGCGAGCATGTTCGCGTACATTCAGAGTCTTGGCGCAGCGACGGGTCTACCTCCGCCACCTCCCTTCGTCACCCCACCTAGACCACCCACCGATCCGTTTTCTACTTCA AATCAGTCGGCGGCCTCCAATGATCCGTATATTTCTCCAAATCAGACCAACCAGAACAACTAG